atcatcattttttgtaaatatgtaaacgTTTATCACTTCAGGTGTGACTGTGGAAACTGCACAGCTCAAATCACTGGAACAGAGTCGATGTGCTGCAGTGACTATTCCCCAGTTCTGGCCAAGAAGGAAAGTTATGAGCCAGATGGAGTTGCCTGCATAACTCTGCATCCCGGATTCGCAAGCAACTGCCTTGACCGATATGTCCTGGAAAGTGCCATGTATGAATTTATCCAAGATCAAGGGCCAATAGGAAATGATCAGCCAATGCACAAGTAAGTTGAAATAAGTAAAATAAcagaaacttgtacatgtacacttcctatttatttacaaaacagaAACAACTGCTTTCAGCACAAAGGATTCATGACCATACCACATTGTATGCATTATGTTTCAtctgaactcaaattttctctcAAACTGTCTTTTCAGGTTATGGAGATACCTTGCATACCGCAGATTTGTGCGCTGGTGCTGGCAACGTTTGGGCAAAAAGCAAAGACTTCCTTTTCCAGTCTGTGCTCGTGACAAGATTCGCTCTACCTGGCCCTCAGAGGAGTACACTGGCTTTCGTTATCCAAAGAGTTGAGCGTCCGATTAAATCGAGTCTTCCGGCTATCCACGACCTCAAGTTTGGTTTGACGTTTCGTGTATTTCGTACAGACTGGCTTGGGTGTAGACTTGATGCGATCTTCTCTATTGGCCAATGCAGTGCTGTACGAGGGCATTTTCTCTCGAAGTCTCAATACCTCATTCAGTAGAAGTTGAATGTATTCTGAAAAGGAAcgaatatttagatttttttggaacaataaatattttgtatttatagGATGTCCTGTTGTTTTTGGTGACACAAGATCATCTCCATGAAATACCTCTGGAAATGGAAATGGTGTTCACAGtcaagtggaacctctctaaagggaccatctcaaaattgactGATGCCAAAATAGAAGAACAGTGTTAGTCTCTCTGTGAACACTGAGCACCTAGAAAACTCCCCCCGGACAAACACTGTTCCTCTTTTTTTGCATCAGTAAATTTTGAGATAGTccctaaggacacccatgggactgacaagtgctctccttaatagagtacACTCCCACCGCAGTGGTATGTCCCGCCCCTGGTTTCATATACCGTGCCAACCACTGCTAGGCGAGAGTCTTTATCAGCGGCTAGGAAGACGACTGCAACAACACTACTTTGGCACTCTGCCAAGCAATCGGATGTTGTCACCCTTTCTATATATGGCCATTTTCAAGGAGCATcatcaacctacatgtatgatatagaaGTACTTTTTTGAAAAGGTTCCTACCATAAGTCACTGGTACTTTCACTTCCCTTGCCACAGGTTCACCCTTCTTTGCCTTCGGATAGGAGACTGACCATCGCTTAGTCCCATCTTTGTTCGCTGCTTGGGCACGTTTGGAATTCTCGTTGAAGTGCAATGCAGCTAGGAAGAGCCTGGAACAAAtcgcacttccgaatccacagcttcctcctctctcgttcaactggctttggaaattcatgaaaatgggtcccatccgtcattcgattgttctttgtgctagccttgacacaattcggagccacacaatacaccatagtgaatgaaacacattacttccaggtgtgcataactaattaaggccctcctgcttttatgattgcatgacatgatctacatcacaacttttgctgaacccgccgcctgactctaacaagccagttgctagcctgatcaggcaatcaagttgtcaaacacataattggctatatcttcaaaatggatggagctaattgcatttggttttctgtattgtataaagtgttaggtacacttttgaaatcgtcttacagcagaaaatggcaaaaaaccttgatatatgacctttaaatgGTAGTtgagtgtaatgaccacctttacacatTTTCTGTAAGGTCACAAGACTTTATCTTATTCAAAGACAAACCAATTCCTTGAAAATACCTCTCTTCAATCTGAgccttaatgtagtttaactgatttgttatggcataaattgcctgattcctcgaaattatgctttccattggagactgaatgGGGTGTACAACGTTTTTTATTTTCACCagatcgaactttgttctctggactttgtccggaTCGAGCGAAGCTCTCTGTTTGAACTCCGTTCTAATGACATTGTCCAGATCTAGTAAATTCTGCAAAAACCGAGAtactaattttgtgatggtattCATTGAGTTTGAATAGGACCTCTTCCAACTTATTACTGTTCTCATAAATCTGTTTTGCTTGTTTGTCAATGTTAAGACGAATAGTGACAACAGGCTTACCAAATTCATTTACTGTACTTCGATATCTCCAACTTTTCTAATGTTATCTAGTTCTACTgtttcaaatgcaagtttcttgtCCATTGTCGAGGTACTTGGGGGCCTGTCCTCGCATGGCTTTGAAAGCTAGCAGAAGTATCTTAAAATTTACCCGACTGACAATGGGCAGCCAATGCAattggtaggtgataaagcttggaaccagtgaatccttgaaaccagtgaaaccttgaaaccttggaatcagtcctaaaaatgcataaaaacatgaaatgatgcaatttgaacctaaggtggttacgaatcaatatttggagctgaTATTTACATGATTAGATCGGAATTGACGGGAGTTTAGAAAttagtcgcatatccgattcaataatctatattttagaacaacccagtcatacctcgcctccagtgtacattactgatctcccaaatataggcatgcacgtttcgacacgcccaccacacacccataatatggaccaatcagcgctccgcttactacgccaccacacggggcctatttgaactacggggtggtgtgatcatacagggtgatacagagaagattgactacatcatgcagtaccggctggcacttatccgtagaaacgtagatgaaggtttattaccgaaggttttagccgggtttggagatgaaaaatgtgaataaattccttcgctatgagcgatttcgtacatattcatgtacacatcgagggatgtagagatattttcgtgatgtaaccagttctaagcggacatgTTGCGGAGTCCCTCGAGGCTCCTAGGGAACTAGCTAGAGTGAGGGCAGGATCAAGTGACCAAGAAAAACAAGAAGTCCGGTATTCTTTCTGAACTTTGTTGCACTTCAGGTTTTAGTTTACATACACTCACATATCAGGTCGGGTCGTCTCTGAGGCGTTGGCTGGAGGGCCACGCTAATAAGGGCAGACTAATTGGATGACATGTGATCAGCCATCTCGATTCCTATTGGATGGATGTCAGGGTGTTGGCCCTCTGGACCACTGGGAGGTGGCGACCTTCCAAAAAGTCATCCCTTAATCAACGTATCCCTCATAACAATTCTAAATTAAACTTTTATATTAATAACCAGCATGAGTCTATTAGTATTTCTAATTGCCATGCTGGTTGATGGTAAAATAAATGCATCAAAATTAATTTACTTCATTATCACCTCATAACAGACCCATTTTTTAGTTATTcacgtgtgcatgtttgtcatatctactgagctttatcagagcattatatatacaaactgattcttctaataaaaacgttttattttagtatatggaatacaaaacaatcacaaaagcttacttttgctttcatcgaagagcaataattagatatttgcaaatggcggcccgtcatgaatataagtttatttttttaacgacaacaacacatttccaattcattcaatgatgacgtcatcctccacaaaaagattgattctggaactactggcagattgctatcaataaagtcagctgggacgagagtggcagttgggagggtctaaatcgtggaaggaacgcgcccgatttcacgcggtacttgcacagtgattccacggtttagtactgtatattccaaggtttatcactggttacatggtttcactgattccaagctttatcaactaccaatgCAGTTCACGTAAGACTGGCGAta
This genomic window from Lineus longissimus chromosome 13, tnLinLong1.2, whole genome shotgun sequence contains:
- the LOC135497707 gene encoding uncharacterized protein LOC135497707, with the translated sequence MASAYSSESESSEFEDVLVDTEGYLNVEPYMFEPLISLDHNESDHSDESDEEVEDERPERAGNRKWCDCGNCTAQITGTESMCCSDYSPVLAKKESYEPDGVACITLHPGFASNCLDRYVLESAMYEFIQDQGPIGNDQPMHKLWRYLAYRRFVRWCWQRLGKKQRL